One Scophthalmus maximus strain ysfricsl-2021 chromosome 7, ASM2237912v1, whole genome shotgun sequence genomic window, CGAcgtttcccctctctgcctccgcCGGGTCTTGTTTTCGTCTCGAGCGTGAAATCACAAAAAGCgaacatggaaacacacacacacacacacacacacacacacacacacacacacacacaccaccactaTACACGTACAACACAAGAGACACAGGCTGTCACAGGTCCACATTGTGagcctctccacccccccccccccccccccccccccccccccccccccccccttctgtgtttcctgttttcttcatGCTTGCACCCGTCTGCTTCCAGcgaggtgtgtttgtttgcgcgGCCGCGCTCTCGAAGGACGCCCTCCGGTCGTGACGCTTCCTGTTTTTCGCCCGACCGCAGCAGTCAAAAGTGCAGGCAAACGGCACTCTCTGTCCACTCGAAGCGGCGACACACCGCCCTAGCTGTCCCACCCCCGCCCCGCGCATGGGAAACACCTTTGCATCAAGTGTGCTTAAGACGCTATGGCACATGGCAAGATTTGGAACGTGAGAATGAATCCGTCCTGTGAGCTGTCAATCCTGATTATCGGGTGCAGTGGAAAGAATCATACTAATCACATTGTCCTTATTAACGTCGTGAGCATCCGTTTCCCTTGTGCCGTTTATCGATGAATCTCACAGACGGCAACTGTAGATGTGCCCGTGTTACCAAAATAAGAGGGATCTGGGTTCCGGTGGACCCTTTTTCACTTTTGGACAACAGCCAATGTTGTGATGGGAAACGGACATCGACGTGGGATCTGTGTGGCACTGTGGCGTCAACAGTCGGACAGATGAAGAAACACGTCTCGCCTCGTCCCTTGAGAAAAGGACAACAACTTCGCTCTGTTGTATTTCACGAGCTCATTTTCCGATAGATGCTATGTACAGACAAAGAACCGACAGCGGTTACACAAGAGTTTATTTctacaacattttgaaaaatgatataTAATGTAGGAGATCGCGTCGAAGCACCACAATCGTTGCCCTTGCTATCTGGTGCCTTTGACGAAACCCTTTTGCAGCTTTGggtgcctttaaaaaaaaaaatccttggtAGTAATTTCTGACTGTGTTATCAAGACAGATTTTGCAAACCAATATCTCCTTTACAAACCATATACAGCTGCTAAGATACAAATGTAAATTCAAAAGTCATGGAAGCTTCAGAGTGAGAATTGGCAGGAGCAGTCTCCCTGTTTTGAACTGTCAGAGTGACTCAAATGGGCCAAAGGCAGATAGATGTGAAGGggaaatcctgtgtgtgtgtgtgtgtgtgtgtgtgtgtgtgtgtgtgtgtgtgtgtgtgtgagcgtgtgtgtgtgtgtgtgtgtgtttgtgtctctctctctctcacacacacacacacacacactgaagcaggACAGCAGTGAGGCGATGCAGAGTGATTGGAGGTGTTGATAGCACTGGAGCCACCATTGTGTCAgaccagggtgtgtgtgtgtgtgtgtgtgtgtctgtgtgtgtgtgtgtgtgtgtgtgtgtgtgtgtgtaagagtcAGACAAGTTGGTGCAACAAAGGAAACACATGCTCCCACTTTGTctgtgaccctgtgtgtgtgtgtgtgtgtgtgtgtgcgagtctgTGCctgtatgcgtgcgtgtgccccccccccccctgtgtgtgCTCCCCGGCCCCCTGTGTGTGCTCCCCGGCCCCCCAGGTGGTGGAGGTGTAAATGTGGGGctgtttgatttgaatgtgaatgGTGTGCCAACGGGTGAATGGCTGGTGGAGACAGCAGCTGAGCCCGAGCAGCAGAGACGAGATCTCACCGTGGGCTGAAAGCTTCTGGACCCCAGAGGGGGCACGCTCTCCTAATCCGTGGGCAGGAGCCAGGGCAGCTCCGCCTGAGACGTCCCCCGCTCCTCTCAACTTCAGCTGTGGGCCCGTATGGAGCGCTGGAACGAGAACCGCTCCTCCAGCACAACGGGGtctcccgtccccccccccccggcgccgcgcggcctctcctctctccattgCCTCCACGACGGCGCGTTCCCAACGCACACCGTCACCGACTTTTCACACGAAAATGAAGTTTACCGGCACAGACAATCCGTGTGAATTGGACTCAGGGGAGTCGTGCGCGTTTCAACGGGATTTAAGGACAGTTAGAGACTTTTTCTTACAGCTTTATTAAGAGCTTAGTATTGTACCAAAACAAACGAGTTGATGAATGAGCATTTTTTAATTGCAGTTTTGTATCTGCATTCAAGCCGAAGGAGTTACCACCGGGTTTTTTTTAGGCTGATACATGTTGATATTTCAGAATATCCACAGCAGCACTTGAGCCAACTCATTTTTGAACATAAACATATGGCCCAAGTGAACGTTTTATGATCCCTGAGTTTGTGAGCCCTGTTCAGCGTGTGTTGAGTGAGGCATTTTACAGCGGAGACACGCACTTGTCCGTAATTACTTGAGGATAGCAAGCCGATGGACACTCAACTTATTGCATCATTGGTGATGCAGGTAACCGTCCTATGCTATATCTCATACATCTATTGTGATCTGTTCTATTATCCCTGCAGAGACTCTTTTTTAAGAGACATGGCGCATCCTTGGGCTACATCCACGTTGCTACGTTTTCATTCCAATCAGTTGATTGGTGATTGGTGCTCGGCCCTCGTGAGTCATGGACTCGACTGTCAGCAGCCGCTCTTCCTCGTCATCAGGCCCGCTCTTGCTTTTTCACCGTTGATGTTTCCCGGTAATCTGTCCGCGGCTCGGCGATCCAAACCGCCGAGTAGACAATCTGCCTCCAGGTTGCGCCTGTCCTCGCATTCTCAGTGTACACGAAGGGGTCACGTGATGTGTGGACGGGGGATTAAAACTGGTGCGGAGTtaaaacgctcgtctggacggagagcgtttcagttttaaatacGCAGCAGTATTGGTGTAGCTTGGGTCCAGGGAATCGGTTGTACTGCATAGGCTCTACCCCAGCGCCCCCACCCCCAGATCTGTAGCCTTTTCCTCCTAAAGATAATTCACATGCAGGTGGCACTTTGTTAATGGgatacaaaatacattttatgactTTACATTCACTTTGCTGCCTGACACCTTTCGAGCGCGACTTCAAATTCATCAATTTATATTTATCTCTTTACTTATAACAGAGGTGGGCAGGTATAGCATTAAGGGGCCtgagggcccacactggattttagcCACGCCCTGACCAGGAATTGAAACCCCAAACTTCTGTACCCaggtcagtggtgtaacccaaTAAGCTTTTGAAGATTTGACAATGTGCCTTTGGTTGTATCTTGTGTGCGACCGTTGCGTGaatcactgctctctctctctcgatcacACGCTTCCTGTGCATCATGTGATATTTCACAATAGACGCCTCTCTCATTGTCTGCCCTGGCGTGTCTCTGTGTCGTTCTCACACAGTAAATTCCGTGATAAGCCAGACTCACTTCCTCGGTACCTTcacgcgcactcacacacacacacacacacacacacacacacacacacacacagagacaggtcTAGCTCCAGACCTGATTAGTGCACGTGGTGATCCTTTTGTTTGAGGACAAAGGATTTCCCCGTCTGAGATGAGCAGCTGGTGGCGGCTGAGaaacaaaggaggaggacatgatTAGCTGCTGAATGAGTGAGACGAGCGGGCGGGGTTGGTGGACGCCGGGTGGCGTCGGGTGCAAGTGGGTGAAGACGGAGGTAGAGAGGATGACGCTGGCACTGACCCGGGCCTTTGGGGATCTTTGAGTTGGACACTTCTTACCTTTGGTGGCCTCTGTGAGATTTCTAGTTTcaaaaaagaacagacagaaagtgaaagtgaaattcCACGATTTCAGACTGGAAACTCGCCATCAACAGGTTTTAACCCGAGCGAATGGAGAAGAAGAGTCCGCGGCCGTCTGCCTTTGGTCGTCCGCTCATCGAAACCCATTACGAGCACTCATCTGCCATCACTGGGGTCAGTCAACGTGGAAGTGTGAACCCATTGTGATGGAGATGTGACGTGAACGAGAGACGGGAtttggagaaaagaagaaaaaagagagaaagtcgGGTTTTTCCAGAAGCATACAATGTCGACAGACCCTGGATTGTCTGACCGCGGGAAATGGCAGAGGATTTTGCttagttttttctttacttttctttttcctttttccaagGCAGACATCACATGGTGACGGGCTACAAATGAAATATAGATGGACAGATGTACAAGTGTTATTCATTTTCGAGCCAAATCTGTGAAATCAGCGGAGTCCGGGCCTCCCAGTCACACTGCGCGCTCTCTTTTTACAACCAAAAGTAACTGGTGTgtgcagttttttcttttgtaacgGGTGTAAACCGGTTCTGTTGGGACTGAGAGCTCGTCGCTCGCTTCCGTGCAGACTTGCGACAAGCGATCGTGTCGTCGGCGCATGTCGCCTGGGAATCAAGTTTTCCTCGTCGCCGATTTGGCGCTGGGGCCGACAAATACCCGAGGCTACTGAAGAGTCTTTTGACCAGGGAATGCTGATTGGACGCTTTCACACACAAGCCTTTGGTGGGCCTTTGGGCCAGTGTGGAGGGGGCTTCAGGCTTGTCACTGTTTTTCTACGATGCAGAGTATgtgagggccccccccccccgagttgaCATGGATGCAACTCTTCAcgaaagctgctttcagacacgcactggGCTCCGGACATTTGTTTCCcgaacttctccggagggggcTGCATGCCAGGGAACTCAAATGTCCTCCGCAGATGTCGCTCCGGACATTCTGCTGAACTCCTCCTGCCAGCGGGGGCCCGGTCAAATCTCTCCAGGGTGAGCCCGGAGCCGAGTGAGCAGACAGCAGAAGAATCTCCGGAGCGGGCCTTCCGCAGCGGCGTTGTCAccatgtcccgcctcctgcatgctctaaCCCAGCCATCCCATAATGATCCAGAGGTCATGACAAGTCAGTCCACTGCGCCAGCGTAAAAAGCTCATTTTGCCCAGGCGCTACAAATCGTCTGTGTTCGTGCAAATTCAACCAAATGTGTTCACACCACAGATCAGTGGTTGAAGTGTCACGGGGGGGAactatggttttttttttcttcttcgtcagCATGTACAGGCACGCAACAATCCGATCTCACCGGCATGTTGCCCGCGACGCACAAATGTCTTGCTCGACAGACGAATGTGAAAGCATTGTTTTGGCCTTTCAAGACGACAACTTCTTGAAAAACGACTGGGCAACGCTCAATCTCCCATTTTGGACGGCGTCGGGCTTGACACGTCAAACAGTCCGAGCAGAGGAGGTGTCCAAAAATGTCCCGGCAAAGTAGTGAAATGCAGAATCTGTGGTTTCTCACATAATAATATGGTATGTGTAGGGAGACTAGTGCTAGATTTCATGTCAGCAATGAAACATAaagggtgtgagagagagagagagcggacgGCAAAAAGAAGGGGCAAAGGCAGAAGAATAGTGGAAGCAGCAGGGAGGTGGTGTAGTTGGGGTGGATTTGGggggatgagggaggggggcCGTGTGCTGGTGAAAGGGTGCAGCATTCATTTGAAGGTGAATAGAAACAGCCTGGCCGTTTAAGGAGGGAGGGTTATGCCACAGGGGCCAAAGGGGGCCAATGTTAACGCTTGGGGGCCGGTACACGCTTCATATGCTAACAggagagtggaggggggggggggggggggggtctttttgtagtgtgtctgtctgacagagcGAAATCCAAGAAAATGAGCAATAGCTGTCCCCGTGAATCCAAACAcatcaacacttttttttagtacatttttctctttggttTACAGTTTTGATGGCTTTTTTACAATACATAACTTATGAGAGATGTATCTTTCCTGTTCAGAGTTTAAGAAAATAGAACTTGCAGCACAGCGATGTAACAGTGGTCTGTGAAATGACTTGATTCTTTCACTTATTCTCATAAGAATACGAAGAAGGCCACAAAGATAAAACCTGAGCATATATAATAATGTGCAGTCTTGTGTTTTGTAAAGTTCACAATATCACCCAATATGCACTGAGATATTATACTAAAAGTATATGTCCATTGTATTTACATCCCGCTTGCAAGCACTGTGGTGAATTACTCATTTAATTGAcgtattcttatttattttcttacttttttcttACACATGGCCGTGTTCAAAATCCACACGGTTTTAGTttctatggaaaaaaacaataacaacacacacgTTTGAATATACATTAGTGGTAATTACAAGGGTTGGTTGTGTGATACAACAACTGTAATGTATATCTTGCAGCTGATACTCCACGTGTTGGCTGCGAGGCGCAGGGCGGCGGTGGACGTGCGCCTTTTGTTCATCCGCGCAAACGCGCCCAGTCCGTGGTTTGTGCGCGGGGAGGCCATTAATGCGCTAATGGGAAGCGATCAGCGGCCCCCGATGACCCGGTGGGTCTACGCGGTCCGCGCGCGCGTTAATAGGGCGTGAAGGACACGCGGGAGATGCGGGAGATCCGGTCGACCGATGTAAAAATAGACTCCCGCTTTTTGCACCACGTGTCCTCgcgaaaaaaagaacaacaacaacaacaacaacaactaatccTGGAATATTACCATGGGAACATAACGAGGGCCTGAATCAGCAGCATCATAGGAACATCGGTGGGCAGTAGGTGATCCTGGTCCAGTGTGCGTAATGAGGAAGAGACGGCGAGCagcacctctctccctctctcacgcATACaaatacacgcacgcacgcgcgcgcgcgcctctTCAGTCCACTTCTAGGCTGCACGGACAGAAATAGCTCCAGAGAGCATGTTGTGAACTCGCAGCAGCACAGAAGACGATTGAAACTCGTCCAAGGAATAATATAAAAAGGGCATTGTATTTAACTTTTGACCATAATATTCACATGGAAAATAAGAGATAAGAAATCTATTAAATGATCATGGTTTGTGAGATTACCATTTTTTGTTCATATAGGTGTATATAGTTGATCAGAATGCGAGGACAAGTTTGCATCAGAGCCTTTATTCTTTAGGTCTATGCACTGAACCAATCCGATTCTTGTAAAATGTCAGTTATGGCTCTTTAATGTGTTCcctttaaaaaaggaatctgCTGTTATGACATTGTAACAGTTCAAAATTCACCTCGACTGTTACCAAAACCTGTAACTTTACGAAAGtccaaactgaaaaatgtaagGCACATTGTCATATGCCTGTGTTATGGTGGCCTGATAGCCTATAGCACTCTTATGtgttagcccccccccccttccttccttccttctgcccgcagttcttctgtttgtttgcactCACTTGATCCGGAGCGGAAATTCCTCTCCGTTTTTGTGAATGACAAACTCATTAGCAATTCATCAACACAGGGGCCGCTCCatccggcccccccccccccccccgtttccaaGGCGACCGCCGCCGGGCGCGGCTCCGATTGGCCGAGCCTGCGTAATGCGTCCAATGGAACGCCTCCCGGTTTGTAGCCATTCAGCAGCCTGGCGCCGCACGGAGCGCATTGAGAGCCAGAGCCCGCAGCGCagcagacaagagagagagagagagagagagagacagagaggggaacagGCGGCATCGCAGGCACAAGTAGTCGGACATAAACCCCGCGTGGTTCGCAATCCATAGCCACCGCCACctgcgcgcaaacacacacactacccgTGTACCTTTCGAGAGGGGAATCCGGAGGCAGCTCATTACGCAAGagcagaggaagcagcagcagcagcagcctcgtCGCAGGGCCGGTGTGACTCATTGATAAATAACACGGGCTCCCTCCGACCAGACGCATGAATGAGCGCCAGTGTGGACAACCCGCAGCCGGGACATCTGTGAAGAGAGGGGATCTGCGCCTGTATCCATCGACCCGTTTTTGGATGACCCGCTGTGGACATCTGGAGTtagagaattttttttgactttgtttgtgtgttttggttttgccGAGGGCCCCTGCAGGCAGCGCGGCGGACTGGGAAAGAGACAATCCCATTCAGATTATTCTGCTCGCTCGCCTCGTTGCGCAGGAAGCTCCCCCGATTTACTCAacaacacttctttttttttaactcctgcCTATAAATGCTCGACAAGCTCAGGCCCGTCGTCCAGCTCGACTCGGTGATGGCGATCAGCAAGACGGTGGGCTGGCTCCGGGAGCAGCTGGAGGCGCGCCGCGACGGGCTGCTGGTGATGGACTGCCGCGCGCAGGAGCTGTACGAGTCGTCGCACGTCGACACGGCGATCAACGTGGCCATACCCAGCCTGATGCTGCGGCGGCTCAAGAAGGGCAACCTGCCCGTGCGCTCGCTGCTCTCCGACGGCGAGGACCGCGAGCGGTTCGCGCGGCGCTGCAGGACGGACACCATCGTGCTGTACGACGAGTACAGCCGCGAGTGGAACGAGAACGTGGACGGCGGCTCCGTGCTGGGTCTGCTGCTGCGGAGGATGAAGGACGAGGGCTACAAGGCCTACTACCTGGAGGGTGAGTGCGATTCATTCacttttcacccccccccccgcggccgCCGCACTTCATTCACACCTGCGGATTTGGTTTTGCGCACAGACGCAACGTTATCATCCGAGCTGCGCCCTTAATGTTTATCCTACACCTAAAAATAATATCTCATAAtagaatgggaaaaaaaaatatcacaatcacTTGGTGATTCTTGAAGGCTCTGATCAAAACATTAAAGAATAATGCATGTCTACATGAAAAGTTATTTAACACATATGCGCACCCAATTAATTGCTTTTGTGTCATATTTTATCCCCCCAGGTGGCTTTAGCAAATTCCATACCGAGTACCCGACCCTGTGCGAGACCAACCTGGACGGCACccccagcagcggcagcagcagcagctcgcccACCGCCCAGGTGCTGGGCCTCGGCGGCCTGCGCATCAGCTCCGACTCGTCGGACATCGAGTCGGACATCGACCGCGACCCGAGCAGCGCCACGGACTCGGACGGCAGCCCGCTGTCCAACCCGCAGCCCTCGTTCCCGGTGGAGATCCTGCCGCACCTGTACCTGGGCTGCGCCAAGGACTCCACCAACCTGGACGTGCTGGAGGAGTACGGCATCAAGTACATCCTCAACGTCACCCCCAACCTGCCCAACCTCTTCGAGAACGCTGGGGAGTTCAAGTACAAGCAGATCCCCATCTCTGACCACTGGAGCCAGAACCTCTCGCAGTTCTTCCCCGAGGCCATCAGCTTCATTGGTAAGGGATCAAACTGTTTGGCCCCATAGCacctggtctgttccctggttTACATGCCAGATTTATGGTTAGGCCTGCGAATAATCAGTGCTTCTTTTCATCAATGATCACTCTGCAACTCAACAGTTTTTGAGTATGTATCTGTAGTGTCTGTCTTACAGTGACATGAACATTTGAGAAGCAGGAACCAGCTTGTCAGCCGAAATCGCCATGGCACCATTCATTGAATTCCTCCCTCGTAGACATTTTTGCGATTGCTTTGAATGCACGCAGACAGAGCGGAGGAGTGGAACCAGATTGCAGAGGACACTTATCTGGCTCATTTTGATATGTGTTATCAACGGCATGAAGTTCGTATAGGCTCTTATTGTGCAATTGAGATTAGATGAGGTGTCCCTGGCCGGGGCCTTATCGGTAAAATCAGGCAGGGGCCACAGGGAGCCGGGGAAGATTAGGGCCATTGTGTGGAGGCCAAGGAATACAAGTCGGCCTCTTAATGGTAGCACGGTCTAAAGCGCACTGTGTGCAAGCGTGGTTGACTTCAATGGGAGACTTCCTGGCCTATCTCTTGTCCCGGGGC contains:
- the dusp6 gene encoding dual specificity protein phosphatase 6 codes for the protein MLDKLRPVVQLDSVMAISKTVGWLREQLEARRDGLLVMDCRAQELYESSHVDTAINVAIPSLMLRRLKKGNLPVRSLLSDGEDRERFARRCRTDTIVLYDEYSREWNENVDGGSVLGLLLRRMKDEGYKAYYLEGGFSKFHTEYPTLCETNLDGTPSSGSSSSSPTAQVLGLGGLRISSDSSDIESDIDRDPSSATDSDGSPLSNPQPSFPVEILPHLYLGCAKDSTNLDVLEEYGIKYILNVTPNLPNLFENAGEFKYKQIPISDHWSQNLSQFFPEAISFIDEARGQKCGVLVHCLAGISRSVTVTVAYLMQKLNLSMNDAYDIVKMKKSNISPNFNFMGQLLDFERTLGLKSPCDNRMAAPSQPLYFTTPTNHNVFQLDPLEST